A region from the Podarcis raffonei isolate rPodRaf1 chromosome 11, rPodRaf1.pri, whole genome shotgun sequence genome encodes:
- the LOC128423192 gene encoding betaine--homocysteine S-methyltransferase 1, producing the protein MAPIGGTPKNKKGILERLDAGEIVIGDGGFVIALEKRGYVKAGPWTPEAALEHPEAVRQLHREFLRAGSNVLQTFTFYASDDKLENRGNYVADKHSGKKVNEAACDIAKEVAQEGDALVAGGVSQTPSYLSSKSEAEVKSIFRKQLEVFTKKNVDFLIAEYFEHVEEAVWAVETLKEAGVPVAATLCIGPEGDMHGILPGECAVKLVNAGASIVGVNCHFDPATSLKTLKLMKEGLAAAKLKAHLMSQPLAFHTPDCGKQGFIDLPEFPFALEPRILSRWDVHKYAREAYNLGVRYIGGCCGFEPYHIRAIAEELAPERGFLPQASEKHGSWGSELSMHTKPWVRARARKEYWENLLPASGRPYCPSLSKPDAWGVTKGDAELIQQKEATSEQQQKELFKRQKFKSSTVA; encoded by the exons ATGGCACCTATTGGAGGGACCCCGAAAAACAAGAAG ggtATTCTTGAACGTCTAGATGCTGGAGAAATTGTGATTGGTGATGGAGGATTTGTCATTGCTCTCGAAAAGAGGGGATATGTAAAAGCTGGGCCTTGGACTCCAGAAGCTGCTCTAGAACACCCAGAAGCAG TTCGTCAGCTGCATCGAGAATTCCTCAGGGCTGGATCAAATGTTTTACAGACATTCACCTTTTATGCCAGTGATGACAAATTAGAAAACAGGGGGAACTATGTAGCTGATAAACATTCT GGCAAGAAAGTAAACGAAGCAGCCTGTGATATTGCAAAAGAAGTGGCTCAAGAAGGGGATGCTTTGGTGGCTGGAGGCGTCAGCCAAACCCCTTCATACTTAAGTAGCAAGAGTGAAGCTGAAGTTAAATCAATCTTTCGAAAGCAGCTAGAGGTTTTTACTAAAAAGAATGTGGACTTCTTAATTGCAGAG TATTTTGAACATGTGGAAGAAGCTGTGTGGGCAGTTGAAACCTTAAAAGAAGCTGGGGTTCCAGTTGCAGCAACTCTTTGTATTGGTCCAGAAGGAGATATGCATGGCATATTACCTGGAGAATGTGCTGTCAAACTTGTAAACGCTG GTGCTTCTATTGTTGGAGTGAACTGCCATTTTGATCCAGCTACTTCCCTCAAAACTCTGAAACTCATGAAGGAGGGCTTGGCAGCTGCTAAACTAAAAGCGCACCTCATGTCACAGCCACTTGCGTTTCATACTCCGGACTGTGGGAAGCAGGGGTTCATTGATCTACCTGAATTTCCTTTTG CTTTGGAGCCAAGAATTCTATCCAGATGGGATGTTCACAAATATgcaagagaggcctataatttggggGTTCGATATATTGGAGGGTGCTGTGGGTTTGAACCATATCACATCAGAGCAATTGCCGAGGAGCTGGCCCCTGAAAGAGGATTTTTACCACAAGCCTCTGAAAAACATGGCAGCTGGGGAAGTGAATTGAGCATGCATACCAAACCATGGGTCAGAGCAAG GGCTAGGAAGGAATACTGGGAGAATCTCTTGCCTGCTTCAGGAAGACCATATTGCCCCTCACTGTCAAAGCCAGATGCCTGGGGGGTCACCAAAGGGGATGCTGAGTTGATACAGcagaaagaagcaacatctgaacAACAGCAGAAAGAACTCTTCAAaagacagaaattcaaatccagcaCTGTAGCATAG